A genomic stretch from Cryomorphaceae bacterium 1068 includes:
- a CDS encoding geranylgeranylglyceryl/heptaprenylglyceryl phosphate synthase, which yields MMKILDSIIHAKAEGKKLLALLIDPDSIQNSDQVMDVVRKAENASIDFILFGGSLITKNEEFDSLKMIKEITTIPVILFPSSPAQIRTEADAILFLSLLSGRNSEYLIGHHVAAAPLLKNASLEILPTGYLLIGCGRPTTAEYVSGTQPIPYHKPGIAAATAMAGEMLGLKLMYLDGGSGADKAVSPKMISEVRKSIDLPLIVGGGIRSGAAAAKAFEAGADMIVVGNGAEENPHLIQELGLLKTQST from the coding sequence ATGATGAAAATCCTCGACTCTATAATTCATGCAAAAGCAGAAGGCAAGAAATTGCTAGCTCTTTTAATTGACCCTGACTCAATTCAAAACTCAGATCAGGTGATGGATGTGGTGAGAAAAGCCGAAAATGCTTCCATTGACTTTATCCTCTTTGGCGGAAGCCTCATTACGAAAAATGAGGAATTTGATTCCTTAAAGATGATCAAAGAGATTACAACCATTCCTGTGATCTTGTTCCCATCGAGTCCTGCTCAAATTCGCACAGAGGCAGATGCCATTCTTTTTTTAAGTCTATTGAGCGGAAGAAATTCCGAATACTTGATTGGGCATCACGTGGCGGCAGCACCTTTGTTGAAAAACGCGTCATTGGAAATTCTTCCCACTGGATACCTATTAATAGGTTGCGGAAGACCAACCACCGCTGAATATGTCAGCGGCACCCAACCGATACCCTATCACAAACCTGGCATAGCCGCAGCGACAGCCATGGCTGGAGAAATGCTCGGACTGAAACTCATGTATCTCGATGGTGGCAGCGGAGCCGACAAGGCTGTGAGTCCCAAGATGATTTCTGAAGTAAGGAAATCCATAGACCTCCCGTTAATCGTAGGAGGCGGAATCAGAAGTGGTGCAGCGGCCGCAAAAGCATTTGAAGCAGGAGCAGATATGATCGTTGTTGGCAACGGAGCAGAAGAGAATCCCCATTTGATTCAAGAATTGGGTTTATTAAAAACCCAGTCGACATGA
- a CDS encoding 4'-phosphopantetheinyl transferase superfamily protein — protein MPLHYHRSHSDCEVTLWKITEEASYFRNKLIDEGFPTEVGDRIKRPEKALQWYASRFLLITSHPAAIDFYKERKPHLYNGPQISFSHSDNVVGLMLSQKNAGLDVQVFNDKLKKIQDKFTNSEELKQIKAPSELAALSLTWSIKEAVFKYYGTGVPFKAVIIENHDPVTNTVNVSLPRQDRTAVHTLFGDFLDDLSLAYVLE, from the coding sequence ATGCCACTCCACTATCACAGGTCTCATTCAGATTGCGAAGTCACCCTTTGGAAAATCACGGAAGAGGCATCTTATTTTAGAAACAAACTAATTGACGAAGGGTTCCCGACAGAAGTGGGAGATAGGATAAAAAGACCCGAGAAGGCACTGCAGTGGTATGCTTCGAGATTTCTGCTTATCACTTCTCACCCCGCAGCGATCGACTTTTACAAGGAGCGTAAACCCCATCTTTATAACGGACCACAAATTTCATTTTCACATTCAGATAATGTGGTGGGTCTTATGCTTTCGCAAAAAAATGCGGGGCTTGATGTACAGGTTTTCAATGATAAGTTGAAAAAAATTCAAGACAAATTCACGAATTCTGAGGAGTTGAAGCAGATAAAAGCCCCTTCAGAATTGGCTGCACTTTCTCTCACTTGGTCCATAAAAGAAGCCGTTTTTAAATATTATGGTACAGGAGTTCCTTTCAAAGCGGTGATTATTGAAAACCACGACCCCGTTACCAACACGGTAAATGTCAGCTTGCCACGCCAAGACAGAACGGCCGTTCATACTCTTTTTGGCGATTTTCTCGATGACCTGAGTTTGGCGTATGTGCTCGAATAG